The window CATCCCGTGAGACCGCATGAATATTTGACAGTTGTAGAAACCATTTTGGGGTATCATGAACAACGACCACTGGTTTACCAAGCGCTATCGCCATGCCAACTTCGTAGCGCGCACTCTCCTGGTCGGATTCCCATAGATATACCAAAACATCGGCAGAACGGACAGCCTGAACTTCATCTTCTGGACTGAAATTTGTCTCGTCGTCTTTGTAATTATAGTACCAATTACACGGAATACTATAGCCGGAATCCTCTAGGATTTTTGCCACGCGATTCGCCCTGTCGAGATTTTTGCCAGCTAGGTAGATCACTTTCATATATAAATAATAGCATATGTTTATTCAAGTGTGGTGAGAAATTGACGGACGGCATCGATTGGCTTGAATAAGCGGTACGTCTCAGCGTCCTCATCTGGCGTTAATTCGGCGCGCGTTTTGCCCTCGTAGCCATCCGGGCAAAATATTTTATCCCAGCCAAAACCGCCATCGCCTATGGGATACTCAGAGATAGCGCCATGAAGTTCAGCGCGAAACAACCTGACCCGCTGGCCGTCATAGTAGCCAAACACGCATGCCGCCACCGCCGATCGATCATCAAAGCCATCAAGCATCCGGCAGAGATTCTCTAAGCCGTTTGGCGACTCGACAAAAAACTTGATAAACGGACTCGGCAGTCCACCCAGCGCAGTAAACCCGAGCGCCACATCCTCAACCAAAACCGGACATTTGGCGATTGTATACGCCTGACGCACCTTATGTTCAACAACCTCCTCCAAGCTAGTCGATTGAATTTCCGTTAAATCAACCGCCCGATGCTTCAGTGGTAAACCCAGCATGCGCGATAAATAATCTGCTTTGTGTTGATTGCCGGTAATAAACGTAATCGTCTTCATCACGCTTACACCTGAGTTTCAGAGTTTACTTTCTGAAATCGCGGCACAGATTTCCCATCCAGTACTACTGTTTCCGTAAACATGTTGGCAGGGCGAGCAAATAACTCATATTCATTTTCATATAGAGGTCGGTAAATTACTAGGAAGTCTTCTGCCTCAGTTTCTAACGCTAGACCGATCACCTCGTATAATTTGCCTGATTTGCTGTGCCTGTACATACCCTTGCTGATTTTCGCGTAACGGCTCCGTTCTTTACTACCCGCCGTTTCTTCGCGATACTTCTCTGGCTGGGCACGCAGTATTTCCACCCATCTACTGTCATCCGTAAAATCATTGTATTCAATATAGTGCCGATTATCAAAGCCGCCATTATCCTGCTTTTTATGCGCCATCGCTTCCTGGACTTGCTCTATAGAAAAGCCAAAATCTCGACGCAGCGCGTCAACGACTTCTTGCAAATCAGCCAGTTCTTTGAGCGATTCATCACGCTGCGTATCATCCAGTGGAATTTCGTCCACCTCCTCGTGAACCTTGCGGAGCAGCTCGCGGCGAAATTCTTGCTTGTCTAATGTCCGGTACTCCGTATGCAAAAATTCTGGATCATCCAGGCACTTTTTCACCACTTTGTCACGCACTAATTTTTGCAAGTAAAATCGGATCATCTAGTTACCTCCGTTGGTTAATGTTTCAACACCATCCTCATACACTAAGTCGCCAATCTCAACTTCGTAAATATGTTTATCATTACGAAACGCAAAAAATCGGACGGTTTTATGTTGCTGCCAGGCTTGGATTACTTCCGCGCGTACACCATCAGCAATATCGCCAAATACCCACAGCTCATCAGCGCGCGCCACCAGCGTATTATTGGCGCGCCGCACCGTGTCACGCTCTACTACGTCGAGCAAAAAATAGTCAAAACTGGTAAACGGATTAATTGGCACAACGCCTTGCTCAAGCGCAAATTTCGTGACGAAAAATCTCATGTAAAAATACTTCTTCGACATCGCCGTAAACACAACTGTGTCGGCAGGTTTGATGGCGAGAGCGCGATGTAGTTGCTGAGTCATGGTTATTACCTCCTTATTGTATAATCTCTAACAATGCTTGTTCATCAATAATTTTCGTGCCGTATTGTTCGGCTTTTTTCAATTTGCTGGCGCCGACTTTACCGCCAGCTACCAAATATGTTGTATCTTTTGCAACAGTGGTTTGGAAGGTGCCGCCCAGATTACGGATTCTTTCAGCAGCGGCGTCACGCCCCATCGACTGCAGGGTGCCAGTGATGACGAAACTTTGGCCAGCCAGGTGGTCGGATTTTTGACTAAACTGCGGTGTCACACCTAAGTCAGTAAATTTCTCGAGCAGCGTCACATTATCTTCATCAGCAAACCACGCCACGATCGACTCGGCAACAATTTCGCCCACGCCGTCTACTTCACGCAGCTCATCAATAGTCGCCGCCAGTAACTTTTCGATACTCTCAAACCTATTGGCGAGGTCAATCGCCGTCTGCGCGCCAACATGACGAATACCGAGGCCGAACAAAAATCGCTCCAACGCTGGCTGTTTTTTAGCAGCAATGGCATCAATGAGCTTTTGTGCGGAAATCTCAGCAAAGCGCTCCAGCTGCAGCAAATTATCTTTCGTCAACCGGTAAATATCTGCCAAATCATTAACTAGCCCAGCCTCGACCAGTGCCTCGACATTTTTCTCGCCCAGCGTGTCGATATCTAGGGCACCTTTGGACGCAAAATGCGTCAGAGATCGCTTCAAAATCAGCGGACCGCTCAAGCCTTTAACGCGGTACACCGCCTCGCCTGCTGGCCGTACAAATGCTAGCTCTGGGTATTGGCGCGCCAGCTCTGCTGGATAATCAATTGGCTTAGCATCTGCTGGCCGCAATTCTTTCAGTACGGTTTGCACCTGCGGGATGATGTCGCCCGCCTTGAAAATCACCACCGTGTCACCACGCTGCACATCCAGCCGAGCAATTTCGTCAGCGTTATGCAGACTAGCGTGCTGCACCGTTGTCCCAGCCACCACCACCGGGTCAAACACCGCCA is drawn from Candidatus Saccharibacteria bacterium oral taxon 488 and contains these coding sequences:
- a CDS encoding non-canonical purine NTP pyrophosphatase → MMKTITFITGNQHKADYLSRMLGLPLKHRAVDLTEIQSTSLEEVVEHKVRQAYTIAKCPVLVEDVALGFTALGGLPSPFIKFFVESPNGLENLCRMLDGFDDRSAVAACVFGYYDGQRVRLFRAELHGAISEYPIGDGGFGWDKIFCPDGYEGKTRAELTPDEDAETYRLFKPIDAVRQFLTTLE
- a CDS encoding DUF1653 domain-containing protein; protein product: MSKGMYRHSKSGKLYEVIGLALETEAEDFLVIYRPLYENEYELFARPANMFTETVVLDGKSVPRFQKVNSETQV